A region of the Pelorhabdus rhamnosifermentans genome:
GTAGGAACTGATCAAATCAGTATACTTGTAAAATAACATATAAATATGACAAAATTATGACAAAGCCCCCAACCGGAATAAAACGATTGAGAGCTTAAATATTTGATAAAAAATCAGAAGGGCTGGTAAATAAATCAATCTTTTTTCTTATTTTGTCATCAGGCCAATCCCACCATCTTATTTTGTTAAGTTTATCAATATATTCTTGACTGAATCTATATTTAATCACTTTTGCAGGAACACCAACAGCTATAGCATAATCAGGTATATTTTTATTAACTATAGCACCAGCACCTATTACTGCGCCGTTTCCTATTTTTACTCCAGGAAGTATAGTAACATTTGTTCCAATCCACACATCATTACCTATAATTACTGGTTTATGATCATCAAATTCCTCTTTATTTTCTTTACAGAATCCGAATCTTTTAAGATAAGCTATGGGGTTTGTAGTAACAATATTCAAGGGATGGTTGCTTTTAGCTAAGAAAATGTTTTCCGCAATAGAACAAAATGAGCCAATACTTCTTATCCCATCGGCATTATCATAGAACTGTTCAAAGCCATACGTATATTTTCCTATCGAAATATTGTGATAGCGGCATATAAAATATCTCAAAAGATTGTCTTTTTCCCCATATTCATTTTTTGATCGTTTTTTTATTAGTTTGGGAATTTTGTGAGTCCCCTTTATTTTAGCAATCAAATTACAAAATAAATAATCGCATCGAGTTATTTCATACGAGTCCGTTAATTTGTCCATAAAATCGCCTCAACAAAATAATAACATAACAGGGGTAATAATTGTAAATTTTTTTTAAAATAATGTCCATTCTCGGCATCTGTCAAAGAATGGGCTTTCAAACATACCCATGAAAGTAAAGTGACACTTTTACGTGATTTTGTCAACCAAACAAAAAATGCCGTCCAGCAGCACAAAGCTACCGGACGGCATTTAAAATTACCATTCAATTGCGTTCCACATAACAGTCCCGCCTTTTATTTCTTTCCCTTGAGCGTGAGCTATAGCTTCAAATCTTCCTTGCTCATACCCAACAGCTTCATAGGCTTTACTGTCGACTATAGTGGCGCCAACTTTAATTCTGTGGTCCTTTCGTAAATCGATCTTGTACACATCCACTTTTTGCTGATCAGCTGGCAACACATTGCCACTGCTATCTTTTGTTATTGGCGTGACAACAGTCCTATCCGTGTTTTCAAGTACAGCAGGTGGTAATGTTGGATCGTTATTTTTTATTTGCTGCTGGACAATATCGGCAGCTTTTTCTACTGTTGGAGCTGTCACATAATATGTCGCTGTTGACAATGTTTGACCGGCCTGAATCTTAGCAATTGCAGCAGCCAGTGATTTCGCGTTCTGCTCTGAAATATCCAGCTTGTTTTGTAGAGCATTAATGCTGTCCGTTAAATCCTGCGACATTACGACTGGTTGAGCCTCCTGCACTGCTACACTGGCATGATTACGA
Encoded here:
- a CDS encoding CatB-related O-acetyltransferase — encoded protein: MDKLTDSYEITRCDYLFCNLIAKIKGTHKIPKLIKKRSKNEYGEKDNLLRYFICRYHNISIGKYTYGFEQFYDNADGIRSIGSFCSIAENIFLAKSNHPLNIVTTNPIAYLKRFGFCKENKEEFDDHKPVIIGNDVWIGTNVTILPGVKIGNGAVIGAGAIVNKNIPDYAIAVGVPAKVIKYRFSQEYIDKLNKIRWWDWPDDKIRKKIDLFTSPSDFLSNI
- a CDS encoding glycoprotease — its product is MDKVKNFIVKHKRPLIIGGLVLLLVGVYLLGRNHASVAVQEAQPVVMSQDLTDSINALQNKLDISEQNAKSLAAAIAKIQAGQTLSTATYYVTAPTVEKAADIVQQQIKNNDPTLPPAVLENTDRTVVTPITKDSSGNVLPADQQKVDVYKIDLRKDHRIKVGATIVDSKAYEAVGYEQGRFEAIAHAQGKEIKGGTVMWNAIEW